One Palaemon carinicauda isolate YSFRI2023 chromosome 4, ASM3689809v2, whole genome shotgun sequence DNA segment encodes these proteins:
- the LOC137639175 gene encoding uncharacterized protein → MASITTTSLFVTMLFAFVANSVSTGVTRDPHVEVYPCLVPPCPCVPLVHEEILGCDNFCDKPGQVGKQYFCCDEDQRPGSHQGTCPRTNFENEEIYQLCYDSQKILCDGDADCVSGQKCCYTADTQHRICRKVA, encoded by the exons ATGGCTTCTATCACTACTACGTCGTTATTTGTGACGATGTTGTTCGCCTTTGTTGCGAATAGTGTCTCTACTGGAGTCACACGTGATCCACATGTCGAAGTCTATCCCTGCCTTGTGCCGCCTTGTCCGTGCGTGCCTCTCGTGCACGAGGAGATCCTTGGATGCGACAACTTCTGTGACAAGCCTGGGCAAGTTGGCAAGCAGTACTTCTGTTGCGACGAGGACCAACGTCCAG GAAGTCACCAAGGAACTTGTCCAAGAACCAACTTTGAAAATGAGGAAATTTATCAGTTATGTTACGACTCACAAAAGATCTTGTGTGACGGTGATGCAGACTGCGTTTCCGGCCAGAAATGCTGTTACACAGCCGATACACAGCATCGCATCTGTCGCAAAGTGGCTTAG